A genomic region of Lycorma delicatula isolate Av1 chromosome 4, ASM4794821v1, whole genome shotgun sequence contains the following coding sequences:
- the LOC142323884 gene encoding syntenin-1-like, protein MSLYPSLEDMKVDQLEKVQLRMIQGHQTSSAPLYPSIEPSAPPPYTPSLPYPISPEVNSSLYPELSNYMGLELSSAVIAANMPEYMPQNNQSNNTQIATIAHESRGYAHSMIAPLSGQTLGLQRAEVTHGIREITLCKDASGKVGLRLVAINSGIFVCLVSKGSPAALCSIRFGDQILQVNGVNVAGHSKDQVHELFRKSDVNGIKVIVRDRPFERTVTLHKDSIGHIGFQFKNGEIIGLVKDSSSCRNGLLTDHHLLEVDGQNVVGLKDKEISAIIEAAPKVVTVTIIPSFIFKHMIKKMNLNLIKLSMDHSVPCI, encoded by the exons ATGTCCTTGTATCCATCATTAGAGGATATGAAGGTGGATCAGCTGGAAAAG GTCCAGTTGAGGATGATTCAAGGACATCAGACATCATCAGCTCCTTTATACCCTTCCATAGAACCTTCTGCACCACCTCCATATACACCTTCTTTACCTTATCCTATTTCTCCAGAAGTAAATTCATCTTTATATCCAGAATTATCTAATTACATGGGTCTTGAATTATCTTCTGCTGTCATCGCAGCAAACATGCCAGAGTACATGCCCCAAAATAATCAG TCTAATAATACACAAATTGCCACTATTGCACATGAATCAAGGGGATATGCACATAGTATGATAGCTCCATTAAGTGGACAGACTCTAGGTTTACAGCGAGCTGAAGTTACACATGGAATACGAGAG ATTACTCTATGCAAGGATGCATCTGGAAAAGTTGGTTTAAGATTAGTTGCTATAAACAGTGGTATATTTGTGTGCCTGGTGAGCAAAGGATCTCCTGCTGCTCTATGTAGTATTCGATTTGGTGATCAAATACTTCAAGTTAATGGTGTAAATGTTGCTGGGCATTCTAAAGATCAAGTTCATGAGTTGTTTCGCAAAAGTGATGTTAATGGAATTAAAGTTATTGTTCGTGATag gccATTTGAAAGAACAGTTACTCTTCATAAGGATAGCATTGGTCATATTGGATTCCAGTTTAAGAATGGTGAAATTATTGGTTTAGTGAAAGATTCATCATCTTGTAGAAATGGCTTACTTACAGATCATCATTTATTAGAAGTTGATGGGCAGAATGTTGTGGGTTTAAAAGATAAGGAAATATCTGCCATCATTGAAGCTGCTCCAAAAGTGGTTACTGTGACAATTATTCcatcttttattttcaaacatatgaTCAAAAA gatgaatctaaacttaataaaattgtcAATGGATCATTCTGTACCATGCATCTAA